A window of Candidatus Methylomirabilota bacterium contains these coding sequences:
- a CDS encoding zf-HC2 domain-containing protein yields the protein MDCQEARDLLEEHRRGELPPEAAASVEEHLARCALCRRVRQADDALASMVRSLRRTPASPALHRRIRRIGREPVRPLRWLARPWVAAAVAAAVVLLALSPWLHFRRDPTADPFERLLQGAVTEHTRILLQLQVIAGEVSDPASAFATVRSLTNVQIPPAFAGDAELTLLTARPTVIATHKAAAVVLRDHAWFITTYFALPGKDLPMPNERRVQIEQYRPYMREFDGFHVIYWKQGEYAYLMVSDLDDPRSRQLFLKMRKAL from the coding sequence ATGGACTGCCAGGAGGCCCGGGACCTGCTCGAAGAGCACCGGCGGGGTGAGCTGCCGCCCGAGGCCGCCGCCTCGGTGGAGGAGCACCTGGCCCGATGCGCACTCTGCCGGCGGGTGCGCCAGGCCGACGACGCGCTGGCGTCGATGGTGCGGAGCCTGCGACGCACGCCCGCCTCGCCCGCGCTCCACCGACGCATCCGGCGGATCGGGCGCGAGCCCGTCCGCCCGCTCCGATGGCTCGCCCGTCCATGGGTCGCCGCGGCGGTGGCGGCCGCGGTGGTCCTCCTGGCCCTTTCGCCGTGGCTTCACTTCCGACGCGATCCGACCGCCGACCCGTTCGAGCGACTGCTCCAGGGCGCCGTGACCGAGCACACGCGCATCCTGCTCCAGCTCCAGGTCATCGCCGGCGAGGTGTCCGACCCGGCCTCGGCCTTCGCCACGGTGCGGTCCCTCACCAACGTCCAGATTCCCCCGGCATTCGCCGGCGACGCGGAGCTCACCCTGCTGACGGCGCGGCCCACGGTCATCGCCACCCACAAGGCGGCGGCGGTGGTGCTCCGCGACCACGCGTGGTTCATCACCACGTACTTCGCCCTGCCGGGCAAGGATCTGCCCATGCCGAACGAGCGGCGTGTTCAGATCGAGCAGTACCGTCCGTACATGCGGGAGTTCGACGGCTTCCACGTCATCTACTGGAAGCAGGGCGAGTACGCCTACCTGATGGTCTCGGACCTCGACGATCCCCGCAGCCGGCAGCTTTTCCTCAAGATGCGCAAGGCCCTCTAG
- a CDS encoding carbohydrate ABC transporter permease, producing MLGPGWKRAFFGLAITAVTLLMVFPVAWILLTSLRPASGVFYVHRGTEFTLGNFAEALAKPEMKESFVNSAAIATLATVFSLAVTITSGYMLSRFKGAASSLWFGLIYVFRCIPYISWVIPLYLLTQWMGILDRYLGLLLPHIAIHICFFSWIMKGFFDGISPEAEYAAYLDGCSRWGAFFRIAVPMATPGIVALFILSWLYTWNEFLFALILTGSRTPMLTVRMAQFVHETGIEWHLMSATAVMAIGPALLVTLFAQEYVVKGLKI from the coding sequence ATGCTGGGGCCGGGGTGGAAGCGCGCGTTTTTCGGGCTCGCCATCACCGCCGTGACCCTCCTCATGGTCTTCCCGGTCGCCTGGATCCTCCTGACCTCGCTGCGTCCGGCGTCAGGCGTCTTCTACGTCCATCGGGGCACCGAGTTCACGCTGGGCAACTTCGCGGAAGCCCTGGCCAAGCCGGAGATGAAGGAGTCATTCGTCAACAGCGCCGCCATCGCCACGCTGGCCACGGTCTTCTCGCTGGCGGTCACGATCACCTCGGGATACATGCTGTCGCGGTTCAAGGGGGCGGCCAGCAGCCTCTGGTTCGGCCTCATCTACGTGTTCCGCTGTATCCCGTACATCTCTTGGGTCATTCCGCTCTACCTGCTGACCCAGTGGATGGGGATCCTCGACCGCTATCTCGGGCTCCTGCTGCCCCACATCGCGATCCACATCTGCTTCTTCTCGTGGATCATGAAGGGATTCTTCGACGGCATCTCCCCCGAGGCCGAGTACGCCGCGTATCTCGACGGCTGCTCGCGCTGGGGTGCCTTCTTCCGCATCGCCGTGCCCATGGCCACGCCGGGCATCGTCGCCCTGTTCATTCTCTCCTGGCTCTACACCTGGAACGAGTTCCTCTTCGCGCTCATCCTGACCGGGAGCCGCACGCCGATGCTGACCGTCCGGATGGCTCAGTTCGTGCACGAAACCGGCATCGAGTGGCATCTGATGAGCGCCACCGCGGTCATGGCGATCGGGCCGGCTCTGCTGGTGACGCTCTTCGCCCAGGAGTACGTCGTGAAGGGGCTGAAGATCTGA